Below is a window of Panthera leo isolate Ple1 chromosome B4, P.leo_Ple1_pat1.1, whole genome shotgun sequence DNA.
aggggtgggggggccttgGCAGCCTGACTCATCCCTCAAAAGCACGGCTCCTTCTTTCCTCACACAGCCTttccctggggcccaggaggcGGCGGGATTGAGGACTTTGGTAGGGACACTGACAGGAAGGCAGGTTCAGCTGGAGGTGAGGGAGAAAACTCAGCAGCCCCCCCTTTTAGGGAGTGAGTTCCCCATGGTCAGAAGTGTGCAAGCAGAGGCCCAAGCCAGGGATGCTGATTCCCATGCCACCTGCACCTCTGCCCACCTCAGGCTTGCTGTTCGTTCCCCTTAAAGCCTTTCCTGACCCTCCCTGTGGGTCCAGCGGGCAGATGTTCACCCAAAAATGAACTAATAACTAGGGACGTTAGCGTATAAAGACGTTATCAAAGAAATACATTGGAACGTATTGTAGAATATCGTAGAATATTGTAGATCTGGGAGTCAGGCCTGGAGGGCTCCTCTGAGTGGTGTTTTCTCTGAGATATGGATGTTGAGAAGGAGCCAGCAGGAGCCAGCCTGGAAGGTCTGGGGAACTCTgggtattccaggcagagggaaaagccaagtgcaaaggccctgaggcaggaatgagctTGGGAGGGAGCTAGAGAAGAGTGGGAGAAAGGAGTCTGAGAGGAAGGCAGGAGCCCAGGGGTTGCAGCTGGGCGAGGTATCCATCCTGGGGATGGAGATGGGTAGGACGGAGCATGGGAATGACACGTTTAAAGGGATCttcccagggacgcctgggtggctcagccggttaagcatccaacttcggctcaggtcatgaccttgcggttcatgggtttgagccccacatcgggttctgtgccgacagctcagagcctggagcctgcttcggattctgtgtctccctctctctctgcccctcccctgctctctctctctctccctctcaaaaatgaataaaaacattaaaaaacagaatttaaaggGACCTCTCCAGCTACTGTAAAGGGGATGGTGCAGGGGTGGGAGTGAACGCATAGAGACCAGGAGGGAAACTGCTGTCCTCTCCTGGCAAGCGGTGGTAGTGGCCTGGGCCAGCATGGGTGACACGGCGTCATTTGGGTTACTTGGTGCAGGATGAAACAGTAGGGCTAGCCCCGCATTGGATGGCATTTGAGGATGAGCCCGGGGCAGCCTGTTGCCCGCCAGTGGCCTAGGCGCGGCCTGCCAGCTCTGTGTGCGGATGTGGGCCCGGCCCCTCCTGCACAGTGGGGTGGTGACACAGCTCGGGACGGCAGGTGTCCCTCCTGGGACTCACGCTCATTCTAGGGTTTGGGACCTGGAATTCACTCCTGGGGAGGCAGCTGAAGGTAGGGATTTGACTTCCGTCCTGGAGTGGGGCTGGAGGCGGGCAGGTCTGGGCTAGAGCCCGGTGCCCTGCTTACCCGCTGTGGGCCAGCCTGTTACGGGCCAGCCAGAGGCCAGGCTTCCCTCTCTGTGAAATGGGCTAAGTGAGCCTGATTTGTGGGCatgtttttacctttattttttccttagagGTTTTGGTGAGGATTCACTGAGATGTTTTCCGTCAGGCGCTCCCAGTCGATGCGGGGCCCCTGCAGAGGCTGTGGGTTAGCTCAGGTCTCTTGGGAGCGACAGACCCATAAATGAGTGTGTGCAGGGTCAGGGTGGGGGAGTgactgggaaggagggggagtgACTGAGAAGGAGTTTGATCCTATTTGAAAGAtggaagagtggggaagggcattCTGGGCGGGCGGAACAGCGGGTGCACAGTTATGACACAGCCTACATCCGTGCCAACCCCGACGTCTGGGATGGCTGAGCAGAGTGGGGGCGGGGTGTGACACTTCTGGGGTCTCCGCTTCTGTGTCTCTGAACCAGTACCCCAAGATCCTGAGAGTCTGAGACACCTTCCGATGTGTTTTTCTGAGTTTGACATAGCTGTGCTCCAGCTGCCATCTggaatcccttttttttttttttttttttttttaaatccatttttaaaaagacccaggATTGGATTATAAAGGTGGTGAAAAAACAGCCTTGGTCCATTTACATTggtgccttccccccccccccccccctgctttcTATAGCATTTTCTTTAGTTCGAGGAAAAGGGATTGTTTTTCCTGTGCCTTCCAGTGACCAGCGGCCTCTGTGGAGCCTCCCCTGAGGCCACCCTGTCCTGTTTCCAGGCCGCTGGTTCTGCCACCACAGACCCGTCTCCAGTCCCTCCAGCAGGTCCGCCTGTTAGGTAGAGTTTGGCCACAGCAGCGTAGAATTTCATTCTGGTTTAATTTCCGGTTCTCGGCTCCGTGCGCTCCCTGCTGCAGATCCGGCCTTACCGCCTGCCTGACACAGAGCCCTGGCTTTGGGCTCGGAGGGACTTGGGCTTGAGTCTGtatccgcccccccacccccccaagccaGCTGCGGCCCCCGGGCCGGTGCCCGCACACggctggaaaatgaaaacaaggacgTGGCCCGCGTGCAGTGAGGAGCAGGTGTTTCAGTCCCCCAGTAGGTCCTGAGGGagccccccttcctcccaccgCGGGATGTGAGCTCCGAGGCCCATCCCTgctcctggggggctcggtcCCACGTGGGTGGAGAGACGGCAGCTAAGTGGAGTCGCGAACCCCGGGCTTACAGGGTCCCGGAGGGAGTTCGGGGACCCCGAGGGACTAGTTGTGTCTCCTTGGCAACGCTTCTCCATCTGTAGAGTCTCAGGCCCGGTCCAGGTGAGCGTCCCTGCCCTGGCCCGGCTGTGCAGCCTGCGGGGAACGTGGCGTGCACACCTGTTCCCGGGGGTCGCGGAACCCagccccccgcgccccgcccTTTGCTCTTCCTTCTCATCCCCACGGCAGACGTGTCGGCAGATCCCAGTGGCTTTACCTTCCGCATTCAGCAGCCACCCCGTCCCACTGCCACCACTGCCCAcgccagcccagcccctcctccctcctccccccccccccgggcgctGCTTAGCCCCCCGGCGGGTCTCCCTGCTTTCACCTTGGCCTTACGCTCCTCTCTCCGCGGCGCCCAGGGTGGCCCTTTTCAGACCTAAGTCAGATCAAGTGAGATTAAGCCCGAAGTGGCTCCTGAGCTCACCCTGCCCTTCACGGCTTTGGGGGTCAGGCCCTGCCTGCCTCGTGGCAGCTTGCCCCGCCGCCACCGGTCGCGACCTGTGCTCGTAGAAACCACGTTCAGAGAAGAAACCGTGCAACCGGCCGGGGCGTGGGAAGGTGGGGAAGCAGTGATCAGGCATCGGAGGGAGGTGAGGCCCAGGAGGGGTGGGCGAGCCATACAGCAAGGGACTGGACCACCAGCCCTCGGAAGCTCGGATTGTGTCTGGAAGGCCGTGGGGGAATCGTTTCAGGGAGCTTCGTGCTGCAGGGCGGGGACGGTGAGCCACAGATCCGGTCACCCCCCTGTGGTCACACCCTCCTCACGGTGTCCCACCCACCTGGCcttggtcccccccccccccccccccccgcccgtctctcccactctccctcccgcCGCATCTCGTGAACCTCCAGCCCTACTCCTCCGTCGCTGCTCCAGCCAGGCTTTTCTCCCACCTCCCGCCTTTGCCCTTTCTGTTCTGCCTGCAACACGCTTCCCCCCATCTTGGCAGGGCTGGCTTCTCAGCTCAGCTCAAAAATCACTGCCTCGGCTCCCTTCCCTGACCGCCGCTGCCCCCCTCCCGGCACGGCCACCGCCTGCCGTTGCTTCGTTATCCCTTCTGCTTGTTTAGCATCACTCCGGCGTTTTCTGGGTGCCGGCTCCGCGTCGCCTGCAGGCCCTTCCGTGCACGGCCTCGTCCGTTCCTCACGACACGCCAGTGGTTCAGGGTGCTGCGGTGGCAGggctttacagatgaggggacCGAGGCTCCGAGAAGCCACTCGCCCAAGGTGACTTCGACCTCGAGGAATGCCTGACCGCGGAGCGCCCTGTGTGCCAGAGCCGTGGGATGGACAGGAGGACCGCAGCGGGCACTGAGCTCCTCTCTCTGCGCTGCTCCGGGGCCCCGCCGGTTCCTTGGAGGCTGTTTTGATCTTGTTCCTCACCCTCCTGGGGACACTCTGTCTCCAGCACGTGCCTCCTGGCCTCTTCAGGGACTCCTGCTTCTGTCCCCCAAGAGGGCCCCATCTTAATGGTTCCTCCTCTGCTGTCCCCAAAGCCCCAACTTCCGCCCGCCCgcttcccctcccacctcctgctgGCCTGCTTTTGGAAGGGGGTCTACCCTTGATCCCACCCCTGGCGGAGCATGTCTGCCAGGAAGTGCTGCTCAGGAGGGCCTTCCTGGTGCTCGTTCCGCTTTTCCTCGGGCCTCTGGAGAAGGGAGTTAACCGTGGCTCAGCCCCTGGTGTACCTGCTCTGCTCAGGGTGCCTGCGTGTCATTCTGTCAGGAGCCCTGGAGGGAAGGGCACTTTTTGCAGAGTTCCAAtcggagactcagagaggttaagtcatttgcctgaggccacacagcataAGAAGGAGGCCTGGGATTTGACTTCAGCAACTCTGTGTGACCCCTTAGGGTCTGGAGTGCCCCCTCTAATCGAGTAGCTTGTCCATTCTGCTGGATTGGGGACGTTGGGTGACATCTGGGGCTGGGCCTCGGATTCCCGACCTGGCAGTTCCTTGGTAGGAACCTGGGACTTGTCTTGGAGCACAGGTCCCAGGGGGCTCTGTGAATGGCAGTCCCGGAGTTGTGCCGTGCGCCACTCAAGCAGCTGGCCATGAGAGAGCCTGCCTTCATCTCCTGTGGCTGCCTTGCTTGTCAGGACTCTGTCAGTAGCCCTGGAGTTCCTTAGACAATCGCTGTGAAGTCAggacttcctgcctctcccctcctgggcCCCGGAGCGCCACACTTGGCACTCACTCACACTACTGGCCCCCCGGGTGTCTGGAAAGACCACACCTCCGTCCGGGCCCACCCCCTGAGGCCGAGCGTCAGCCTAGTCAGGTGAGAGACAGCACAGGGCTGAGGATCAGGACGCCCGGGTCCCCGTTCAGCCCGGAGTGCTGACAACAGTGCCACCTGcgctttctgtgcctcagttttcctgcgCTGCTAACTGGGAGCAGCACGAGTTGCCCTGTGCACCTCCTGGGGTGGCCGCGAAGATGTGGAACCTGTGACGGGGCCGGGCTGAGAGCCAGCACGCCGGCCCGGGTCTGGACCGTGGCTGTGTGCACATTCTCGAATTTGGACAGGCAAACGCGTGGCTCACGGGCCGCCATGGCCACCGCTGTGCCCACGGCTGAACGAGGACACAGCCCCACAGCCTTGTCTTTAATTGTAGAAAAATTCGCATGCCGCGCGATTAACCAGTTTAAAGCGCGCGTTTCCGTGGCATTGATGTTGCGCAACTGTCACCTCTGTCTGGTTTCAAAACGTTCATCATCCGTAAGAACGCTCCGTGCTTCTTAAGTAACCGCTCtccgtcctcccctcccccagccccggggcACCTCTCGCCTGCTTCTTGTCTCTGTTTTGTCTGTTAGGGCTTTTGTCCTGGGGGTTGACTTCCGTGTTTGGCTTCCCTCACCTCTTTTTCCACCTCTTTTAAGGTTCATCCAGCTGCAGCggtgtcgttttttttttttttttttcttgtttttaatttgtgtgtttgtttatggCTGACAAACCATAAAAAGCCACATGGGCCCCTCCAGAGGGCAGCTCAAACCAAGGCAGCCTCTTCCTTCGGAGCCAGCAAGTAAGAGGCGGCAAGCGAGGGTGAGCGAGGTGGAAGCCAGCGTCCTTGCAACCTCCTCGCAGAGATGTTATCTGTCGCTCTCTGCACAGATTCCGTTGGAAGTGAATCACAAGGCCCAGCCGCCACGCAGGGGGAAGGAGGTTGCACAAGGGCGTGAATGCCAggaggtggggtggtggggggccaTCTCGGCTGGCCGTCTATCCAAGTGAAATAAACCTGGCAAAGGGGCTGCCGGTGGGGGTGGGCATGGGCCAGCGTCTAGAGGAGTCAGCCtaggggggctgggggtgggagctTGGCAGGTTCACCTCCCAGAAGGGCATGGCCCCACTCATTCTGGGAGGTCAGGTCCAATTCTAGAGGAATCTTGGTGTCAGGGCCCAGGAAGACCTCCCAGGACCTGGACGGTGGGTTGGTAGGGCCAAATCTGTGGTCAGAGGGTCATTCCTGCCTGAGGCGGAGGAAGGAAGGGGTTGTCCCCTCCTGCGCTGTGTGACCCGAAGCAAGTTGCCCTCCCTCTCGGGGCCTCCCCTCTGAAATGCCTGTTTCGCACGAGCCTTGTGGCTGTCGGGGGTGAAGAGGGCTCCCCGGGGTAGGGGTAGGCCGCGGGCCGAGGCGGGTAGCCTCCCCTTCTCCGGGCCTGGTGCTGGGCGAGGGGCCGGCCTGGATCTCAtgcctggcccccccccccccccccccgcccctccccccacaggtgTTCTCCATTGTGGTGTTTGGCTCCATTGTGAACGAGGGCTACCTCAACAACAACTCAGGCGGCGAGAAGTTCTGCATCTACAACCGCAACCCCAACGCCTGCAGCTATGGGGTGGCCGTGGGCGTGCTCGCCTTCCTCACCTGCCTGCTGTACCTGGCCCTGGATGTGTACTTCCCACAGATCAGCAGCGTGAAGGACCGCAAGAAAGCCGTCCTGTCCGACATCGGTGTCTCAGGTGAGCCCCCCGCCCAgtgggcacccctccccccccagcacAACAGAGCCGGCAGGGGGCCGTCCGGCCGTGGGCCCGTTAATCCTCGCGCGCACCGAGGAGGCAGCCGTCCCCCATcgcccattttccagatgaggaagctgaggtgcGGGCGGGTGAGGGGACAGACTTGGGGGTCACGTGGCTGGCAACAGGGAGTGGTGGGACCAGGGCCGGGCCTGAGGCCCCGGAACAGCCCACAGCTCCGTGGCGGGGAGGGGACACAGCTTCCCTTCTCTCTGAAGCCTCCCCTGTGCCACCCCCCGTGAGAGCCTCGTAAGGCAGGACCGACCGCCTGGCACACAGTCTGGGCCCGGGGAGGGTCAGGACCTGACGTGACCTGCTGCCCTCGTCCTCCAGAAACAGCCTTTGGCAGAGCTGACCCGACCTCTGACCCCACGAGTTCTGAAGTCTGTTCACTGGGTGCTTGGGTTGAGAGGCCGTGAAGCTTTGCCTGTGGCCTCGGCTCTCTGGCTGAGACCTCCCCCCATTACTGGGCCTGGGATCCTCAGGGTGAGGCTGGCTGACTGGAAGCAGTGAGACCGGTCCCATAGACTTGAAGGATAGAATGAAATTAATGGTTCTCAAGCTGTGGTCCACGGCACCCCAGGGTTCCCCAGCAGTGCCTGTGGGAGATGTTGGTCTCTAGCTACCCCAGCCCTTTGGCACACACACGCTTTGTCTGAGCCGCTCTGGTCCTCTCTGGGTAGACCCTGGGGACCCACAGAAGACCTCGTTGCCACAAGGCTCCCACTGCTAAGCTCCCCGGGCCTCGGTTTCCCAAGAGGACCCTCGCTCACCTGGCTCGGGCCTCGTGAGGCTGGGCCTCGTGAGGCTGCGAGCACAAGAGAAGGCAACGCTCAGACCTGCCCAGCTAAGCTGCcccccctgcccagcctcctcctcatcctctctctgcccgatTTTCTGGGAGGCTATCGTTGGCCAGGGGGTCGGATCAGTGCTCCTCCCAGACTGCTGCAGGGGCAGACTACGTCCCGGGGCGGGGATTCAGCTGAGAAATCTGTGTTTGGCTAAGGCAACAGAAATGCGCACCTAGGCCAACtgacttttctctctgtctctccctcctcccctcccctcccctcccctcgctgcccctggctctccctgcctctgctcctggcCTTGCCATCTGCGTGGCCCGGCTCCTTTCTGTggtctccctcctgctctgtgtcTGACTGACCTCCCTGTTCTCGCCTCACCTTCCCTGtgctcccctctctgtgccccctgcccccgcctctccctatgggggtgggggtggggcgtgggagACGTGCTCCCAAACCCCTCCCTGTTGCTCgttttccccatttcctccccaCTCGCCCTCTCCTGTGCGCGGCCCCTGTGCCTGGCCCTCGTGGACACCCCAGCCTTCTGGGCCTTCCTCTGGTTCGTGGGCTTCTGCTTCCTGGCCAACCAGTGGCAGGTGTCCAAGCCCAAAGACAACCCGATGAATGAAGGGACAGATGCGGCTCGGGCCGCCAtcaccttctccttcttctccatcttcaCGTGGGTGAGTACACGGCCCACCCAGCCCACAGTTGCCCGCCCCAGCCAGGCTCCCGAGCGGGCGGCCTTTCAGCCTAGCCGGGGCCTGCATCCTGCTTCCTGGAGCCTGTACGTGCCCCTGCTTCTCTCCTCAGCAGTCACACGGGCTGCTTCCCGGGAAGGAGGCTGTTGCCATCGCCAGCAAGGTCACACAGTGGTGCTAGACCCTCGCTTTGGCACAGAGCAACCTTCCAGTGGTCATGAACGCCCCTCCCAAGCACTCTGGTAGTCGGGTTGTGGGCGTTTACCCTAACCTTTTGCAGACCCAAGTGGAGGTCTGGACAGAAAGATAAGGCTTTGCAGTTCTGAGGCTGGTTAGGAGCCCGGGCCTAGGTGTCGGGAGACCTGGGCCACTTCTTGGGGCTGCCTCTAGGTTTCCGGCCCATTATCTTCCCATCTCTAAAAATCAGGAGTTTGgatttgggggggcggggtgtcACAAACTCAGATATCCGTGTGGTAGGCAGCACGTGAGAAGGCGTGAGTGGGCCGGGCGGCAGGTGCATGCCCCCAAAGGGACACCCTTGATCCCTGTTCCAAAGCAGGAATAGGGACCCACACAGCCCAGGTCTTCccatttttccagagaagccagaaatctgaatTTCTGTGTGAAACCTGATCGTTACGTGTTAGCAATTTattcaagttagaaaaaaaaaaaataccgtgtGGGTCAAAGAAAGCGTGTCTCTGGGCCCACAAACGGCACCCATTGGCAGGCTCTGGACCTACACCTCCAGCACCCACGGGCATGACAGCAGGGCTGGGCCCTCTTTCCCACTGGGGTCAGGTCCCCTCGGTGTATTTcttctctcctcacctccctcctgtGATATCGGGGTCACATGGGCTCCAGGCCCCCATCTCAAGGGTTCTCCTTTCCCCTGCGTgcagcccccttcccctccaggcCCTAGAGCAGCCCTGGGCCCAGCCTTCTGCAAGGAGACCCTGGGGCTAAATACAAGCAGCCCTAGCCCTTCCTGCGAAGCCTGCTGCAGCCAGGCCTCcttgtccctctgcccttctgggCTTGTCCTGGAGTGACTTCCTGCTCTTTTTGAGGGCCCCTGAATATCCATTTTTTCTTGGGGCCCCTGTCCCAATACAATATTGGGAGCCAGGGTTTGGAGGAGAACACCTGTGGTTCAGGCCCCGGCACGCCAGCGGTGGTCACACCCGCCCTCCGTGTCCTCAGGGCTGGGCAGGAAGAACCAAGTGACCCCAGGGGATCTCAGACCACAGAAGATGCCCCATGTATGGGAACCACACAGCCCACCCGGTGCTACAGGGAGATGTTTGGACCAGTGAGCCCTGAGATGGGGGTGGAgttcacagaggaggaggagtgatTGGGCGTCAGGACTTCCGGGGGCAGATCCGAAAGCCTGACGGACAGGTGCCCACTGAGGCCGGCTTCCCTGCTGGCACTTCTGCCTTTCCCAGCTCTTCCCCACCGtcctcacccctgctctctcccgGCAGAGCCTGACCGCAGCCCTGGCCGTGCGGAGATTCAAGGACCTTACCTTCCAGGAGGAATACAGCACACTGTTTCCCGCCTCGGCACAGCCATAGGCCTGCCGGTTTCCCGAGGCGGGGAGCGCCCTGTATCATGCCCAGTGGCAAGGTTATGGGGGCAGCCTTCTGCCGGAAATGGCCAGGATGCCAGGGCACGCAGGGCAGTGGGTGGCTGGCTTGAGGGGCCAGTTAAGACTCGCCACTTATGCATTCAttgcctcctttctttttccaaatgtccattcattcagtaaacatttattgagcagctgtTTTGTGCCTAGTGATGGATCAGACGGGGTCCCTGGCCCCAGGGGcccacaggctggggaggggaagacaaaTTGAAATCTCCCCCAGACAGACGGCCACGGGCTATCAGAGGGTTGGCGTTGGCTCTCTATACTGGTATACTGATCTGTGGACACGGTGCGAGAGCCTGTTCCTTGCTGCAGCATGAAGGCTGACCTTACAGTTCCCATGGAGCCTGGGTGCAAACGGAGGCCTGGCCGAGGACATCAGAGGACTCCTGGTCCGGCCCTGCTCTCacatgctgtgtgaccctgggcaaacccctgcacctctctgagcctcagttcacTACCCAGTGGACCAACCTCTCAGGGCTGTTGTGTGGATGAAACAAAGGCTGGCACGGAGCTTGGCAcagagatgctcaataaatgtaggCTCTTCCGTTCATTCGttccttcctccattctctcCAGGGAGTCAGAGACCCCTCCATAATCTCTACTTTGGGGGCGATTCTCGTGTGGTGAGCCCTCGTTCTTCCAAAAGACTTTGACCTCCAGTTCTACAGTTTGGGGGCCTTTAGCTGCCTGGGCGGGAACCACCAATCTCTCCACTCTCCAGGAGTTGAGGGGATATCAGAGCAAACAGGCCCCCAGAGCAAAGCACAAAGAGAGTGAGCTTCCCAACGCTAGAGGCATACCGGTGCACACGGCTTGCTGCGTGGTGGAGATCCTAGAGAGTACACCTGCTCTGAAGAAGCAGGGCCAGGTGGGCCACCAGGTCCCTGGGCTCCGAGCAGAactcccagcctcccctctgcaccTGAGTCCAGCAGGGTCCCatgcaccaccccccacccccatactctTGTGTTGTGGCCTCTTGAATTAGGGAGGCCTAATTCCCTCAGCTCAACTCCTTCGGGCCTGGTCTGCCTTTCTCAGGCTCCTGCACTGCTTTAAACAGTATTCAGGAAGGGCTGCCCCTCAGAGCCTTTACCAATGACACAAATCAAAAGTCAGTGGCTAGTCATTGGGCTTCTGGAACTTTCTAGAATAAAATGCCAAGCACACTCCCCCCGCCTCTCACCAGATGGCCCTTTCAGGTTCCTGGTTGGTTTATTCCCTTGTGAGGGGGCTGATCCAtgggaaggagatggggagggCCCTGGCCTGGGAAGGAGCAGGACCTCTGGGTTCAGGTCTGGGTTCTGGCACTGACTCTGCCGTGAGGTCTCCCTTCACTAAGCCTCAGTCCTCCCAGCCCAGAAATGGGTATGTAGAGCATTAGCATCTTTCCGTCACAGGAAGATTACCTGCTAGAAAGATCTTTGGGGAAGGCTTTCAACGTAAACctaaaaagtatgttttaaattcattccCTAGCTGGGGGTGGTCAATGTCATTGTCCTTAATAACAACGTAATAGCTTTTACTGAAAAAGAATTTCCCACCTTTGTGCGTATGCTGTAGACAAGTCTTTCCCAACTAGGTCCCGTGAGAAGAGGGCTTCATTGGTCCGGTAAGGTTGGCAAAGGTCGCCTGCCAGAGTTTTCCCCTCGGGGATCCCAGTAGATGTCAGTCAAGGCCCTAACAAGTCCCGTGGCCCTGAAACTTCTTCTACTCTGTTGAACTCAGCTTCCCAAACTTGTTTGACCAAATGTTTTAGTTATAATTAGGTTCAGCAGCAAATGAACTTGTAAATAGCAGTGGTTTAAATGAAGTCCAAGTCTGAGAAGACAGTCCGGGACTGGCCTCGTGGCTCCAGAAGTCTCCAGTGACCCAGGCCCCTTCCGTCCCTACAATTAGCTCATGGACCTCGTGGTCCTGCGTGGCTGCGAGAGCTCTAGCCCCACATCTGCCCTCCGGGTGTCAGGTCAACGGGTGGGACAGCTAGTGTGCTGGCCAGAACTTAGTTACATGGTTTCACCTCGCCGCAAGAGAGGTGCGGTGGCTTTTAGGGGGTTTTCCAGCACACCAAGAAACTTTTTCCCCTCTCCACGTAACACCCCCGAGAACACAGTTTGAGGAGGATGTTGTGGCCTTGGGGCCACCTTAACACTCCACAGTGGAAAGTTTTTGGTGACCCATAGTGACCCAAAGACCTTCTGAAGGTCTTTCTGGCTGGATGGACAGTGTGGTTCTGGGTCTCTTGAGGGCTGGCTACAAGGACACACTTCTGCCCCTCAGTCAGGCTTGGTCTCATCTTTGGGGCTTCGAGGATATTTAGCCCTCTGTTGCCTGTGTCCTGTGAACTAACTGCCACTAACCCAGCgttcttgtctgtctctcctctaACCATCCCCTCCCGCCTGTCCTCGTCCCCGCCGGCCCCCGTCCCCAGGCGGGCCAGGCCATGCTGGCCTTCCAGCGGTATCAGATTGGCGCCGACTCGGCCCTCTTCTCCCAGGACTACATGGACCCCAGCCAGGACTCCAGCATGCCTTACGCCCCCTACGTGGAGCCCAGCACCGGGCCAGACCCCACCGGCATGGGTGGTACCTACCAGCAACCGGCCAACGCCTTTGACGCCGAGCCCCAGGGCTACCAGTCGCAGGGCTACTGAGCTGCAGTGACCGCCTGCCCCTCGCCTGTCCCTGCCCCGGTCCCAgccgcccctgccctccccgcccccccaccgcccaccgcCCACGCCCAGACCCCTGCGCCCTCCCAGGCTGCCCTGCCCAGCACCTCGTTCCACCGACGTCCAGGGCAGCTCGGGGTGGGATGGGGCAGTAAGGTGTTGGGGGTGCATCTACACGTGTGCAAGTCTGTCcggcgggggctgggggtgtTCGCGTTCATCCGTTGTGTCGTCGAGTGTtcattgagtgcctgctgtgtgtcaggtGTGTGCTTGGCACCGGTGGTGAAAGAGAAACGGTCCCGGAAAGGAGGAAGACGAGGGACGGAGGAGGCCCCATGGGTACCGGAGGTGGGAGCGGTGCGAGAGATAGACCCGGATGATGCCGGGAAAGTTTGGCCCCAGGGTGGGTGTGAATGCCTGCAGGACACTGGGAGTTGTCGCCTGCCGGAGTGACGGCAGCCCTACTGTGGGTGTTGGGGCCGTCTCCATTTCGTGgctgaggaaaccgaggcctggAAAAGTCAAGgtcacttgcccagggtcactcGGCAGCCAGTGAGAGTTGGCTCCAAGCCCAGGCCACCTGACTGCGGAGCACctgctgtcccctgtcctccctgccttcc
It encodes the following:
- the SYNGR1 gene encoding synaptogyrin-1 isoform X1; the protein is MEGGAYGAGKAGGAFDPHTLVRQPHTILRVVSWVFSIVVFGSIVNEGYLNNNSGGEKFCIYNRNPNACSYGVAVGVLAFLTCLLYLALDVYFPQISSVKDRKKAVLSDIGVSAFWAFLWFVGFCFLANQWQVSKPKDNPMNEGTDAARAAITFSFFSIFTWAGQAMLAFQRYQIGADSALFSQDYMDPSQDSSMPYAPYVEPSTGPDPTGMGGTYQQPANAFDAEPQGYQSQGY
- the SYNGR1 gene encoding synaptogyrin-1 isoform X2, with product MEGGAYGAGKAGGAFDPHTLVRQPHTILRVVSWVFSIVVFGSIVNEGYLNNNSGGEKFCIYNRNPNACSYGVAVGVLAFLTCLLYLALDVYFPQISSVKDRKKAVLSDIGVSAFWAFLWFVGFCFLANQWQVSKPKDNPMNEGTDAARAAITFSFFSIFTWSLTAALAVRRFKDLTFQEEYSTLFPASAQP